A DNA window from Centroberyx gerrardi isolate f3 chromosome 5, fCenGer3.hap1.cur.20231027, whole genome shotgun sequence contains the following coding sequences:
- the pacsin1b gene encoding protein kinase C and casein kinase substrate in neurons protein 1, protein MSGAYDESASQEETTDSFWEVGNYKRTVKRIDDGHRLCNDLMNCIQERAKIEKAYAQQLTDWSKRWRQLVEKGPQYGTVERAWTAVMTEAEKVSELHQEVRNNLINEDFEKVKNWQKDSYHKQMMGGFKETKEADEGFKKAQKPWAKKLKELEAAKKSYHIACKEEKLASTREANSKGEASVTADQQKKLHEKVDKCKQDSQKAKEKYEKALDELSKCTPQYMENMEQVFDQCQQFEERRLSFLREVLLDVKRHLNLTEDQSYATVYGDLEHVITSASPQEDLKWFSNNHGPGMHMNWPQFEEYNPDLSHSISKREKAKKANDGVMLTNVTQAVDHAQAGDRGSVSSYEKNQAFTASTEWSDEDQTAPNSGNDTNGGTNPFDEDVGKGVRVRALYDYDGQEQDELSFKAGDELTKLEEEDEQGWCKGRLDSGQLGLYPANYVEPI, encoded by the exons ATGTCTGGAGCCTACGACGAGTCCGCCAGCCAGGAGGAGACCACAGACAGCTTCTGGGAG GTGGGGAACTACAAACGTACAGTGAAGCGGATCGACGATGGCCACAGGCTCTGCAATGACCTGATGAACTGTATCCAGGAACGTGCCAAAATCGAGAAAGCGTACGCACAGCAGCTGACCGACTGGTCCAAGAGATGGAGACAGCTGGTAGAAAAAG GTCCCCAGTACGGCACAGTCGAGCGGGCCTGGACAGCGGTGATGACGGAGGCAGAGAAGGTGAGCGAGCTTCACCAGGAAGTGAGGAACAACCTGATCAACGAGGACTTTGAGAAGGTGAAGAACTGGCAGAAAGACTCCTACCACAAACAGATGATGGGAGGATTCAAGGAAACCAAAGAGGCGGACGAGGGCTTCAAGAAGGCCCAGAAACCATGGGCCAAAAAGCTAAAAGAG CTTGAGGCTGCCAAGAAGTCCTACCACATAGCGTGCAAAGAGGAGAAGTTGGCGTCCACCAGAGAGGCCAACAGCAAGGGAGAGGCGTCTGTCACAGCTGACCAGCAGAAGAAGCTCCACGAGAAAGTTGACAAGTGCAAACAGGATTCACAGAAG GCCAAGGAAAAGTATGAGAAGGCTCTGGATGAGCTGAGTAAGTGCACCCCACAGTACATGGAGAACATGGAGCAGGTGTTTGACCAGTGCCAGCAGTTTGAAGAGAGGAGGCTGAGCTTCCTCAGGGAGGTGCTGTTGGACGTCAAACGCCACCTCAACCTCACAGAGGACCAAAG TTATGCCACGGTGTACGGAGATCTTGAACACGTCATCACATCAGCCAGCCCACAGGAAGATCTGAAGTGGTTCAGCAACAACCATGGCCCCGGCATGCATATGAACTGGCCACAGTTTGAG GAGTACAACCCAGATCTTTCCCATAGCATCAGTAAGAGAGAAAAGGCAAAGAAGGCCAATGATGGAGTCATGCTGACTAATGTCACTCAAGCAGTAGACCATGCTCAGGCTGGAGACCGGGGAAG TGTCAGCAGCTATGAGAAGAACCAAGCCTTCACAGCCTCCACAGAATGGTCAGACGAGGACCAGACGGCCCCCAACTCAGGCAACGACACCAACGGAGGAACCAACCCCTTCGACGAGGACGTGGGGAAAGGTGTGAGGGTGAGAGCGCTGTACGACTACGACGGCCAAGAGCAGGACGAGCTCAGCTTCAAAGCAG GGGACGAGCTGAccaagctggaggaggaggacgagcagGGCTGGTGTAAAGGCCGTCTGGACAGCGGCCAGCTGGGTCTTTACCCAGCCAATTATGTGGAGCCTATCTAG
- the spdef gene encoding SAM pointed domain-containing Ets transcription factor, with product MSNPVGCLSEGTAYGSRMGLTEGSLAILELDRGSGETWDMGETKPSVEALERSMPSLYLSCFDMLLTEDAAWLVKVSEAAPTLAVPMSRMEPREEPEQCPVIDSQGQGLSPGLEGQEEERSLEQVQSMVVGEVLKDIETACKLLNITPDPTEWNTGNVQKWLLWTEHLYRLPQAGKAFQELTGKDLCAMSEEEFRQRSPQCGDTLHAHLDIWKSAAWMKERCSVGDTKVTGGEELWSEADSSCSGQPIHLWQFLRELLLKPHNYGRCIRWLNKEKGIFKIEDSAHVARLWGLRKNRPAMNYDKLSRSIRQYYKKGIIRKPDVSQRLVYQFVHPV from the exons ATGTCAAATCCAGTAGGCTGTTTATCAGAAGGCACAGCGTATGGATCCAGGATGGGGCTGACAGAGGGTTCCCTTGCCATCCTGGAGCTGGACAGGGGCTCTGGAGAAACCTGGGACATGGGGGAGACCAAGCCGAGCGTGGAAGCCCTGGAGCGCAGCATGCCGAGCCTCTACCTCTCCTGCTTCGACATGCTCCTCACCGAGGACGCCGCCTGGCTGGTCAAAGTATCAGAGGCAGCCCCGACCTTGGCCGTGCCCATGTCCCGCATGGAGCCGCGGGAGGAACCTGAGCAGTGTCCCGTTATCGATAGTCAGGGACAGGGACTCTCTCCTGGgctggaggggcaggaggaagaGCGCTCTCTGGAGCAGGTGCAGAGCATGGTGGTGGGGGAGGTGCTGAAGGACATCGAAACGGCCTGCAAGCTGCTCAACATCACCCCAG accCTACAGAGTGGAACACAGGAAATGTTCAGAAGTGGCTGCTGTGGACAGAACATCTGTACAGATTGCCCCAGGCGGGCAAAGCCTTCCAGGAGCTCACCGGAAAGGACCTGTGTGCCATGAGCGAGGAGGAGTTTCGCCAGCGCTCGCCCCAATGTGGAGACACACTGCATGCACACCTTGACATATGGAAGTCAG ctgcctgGATGAAAGAGAGGTGTTCCGTTGGGGACACCAAAGTTACCG GTGGCGAGGAGCTTTGGTCCGAGGCAGATTCCTCCTGTTCAGGCCAGCCTATTCACCTGTGGCAGTTCCTcagggagctgctgctgaaacCACACAACTATGGACGCTGCATCCGCTGGCTCAATAAAGAGAAAG GTATTTTTAAAATCGAAGACTCCGCTCATGTGGCGAGGCTGTGGGGCCTGAGGAAGAACCGTCCCGCTATGAACTACGACAAGCTGAGCCGCTCCATACGTCAGTACTACAAGAAGGGCATCATCCGCAAGCCCGACGTGTCTCAGAGACTGGTGTACCAGTTCGTTCACCCTGTGTGA